In Rhodanobacter humi, the following are encoded in one genomic region:
- the pdsR gene encoding proteobacterial dedicated sortase system response regulator: MGRNIAIVEDEPLIRANYVEALNRFGYDTRGYGSRREASNAFAIRLPELVIIDIGLGDEPEGGFDLCRELRAKSATLPIIFLTARDSDFDVISGLRLGADDYLSKDTSLHQLAARIAALFRRIESLKAPAASETVIEHGPLKMESERMRITWNGAEVPLTVTEFWMVHTLIRFPGHVKNRDQLMREAELVVDDATITSHIKRIRKKFIAVAPEFDAIETVHGVGYRWKP; the protein is encoded by the coding sequence ATGGGTCGCAATATCGCCATCGTCGAAGACGAGCCGCTGATCCGCGCCAATTACGTCGAGGCGCTGAACCGCTTCGGCTACGACACCCGCGGCTACGGCTCGCGTCGGGAGGCGTCGAACGCGTTCGCGATCCGGCTGCCGGAGCTGGTCATCATCGACATCGGCCTCGGCGACGAGCCGGAAGGCGGTTTCGACCTGTGCCGTGAACTGCGCGCGAAGTCGGCGACGCTGCCGATCATCTTCCTCACCGCGCGCGATTCGGATTTCGACGTGATCTCCGGCCTGCGTCTGGGCGCGGACGACTACCTCAGCAAGGACACCAGCCTGCACCAGCTCGCCGCGCGCATCGCCGCGCTGTTCCGCCGCATCGAGTCGCTGAAGGCGCCGGCGGCCAGCGAGACGGTGATCGAGCACGGCCCGCTGAAGATGGAATCCGAGCGCATGCGCATCACCTGGAACGGCGCCGAGGTGCCGCTCACCGTCACTGAGTTCTGGATGGTGCACACCTTGATCCGCTTCCCCGGCCACGTGAAGAACCGCGACCAGCTGATGCGCGAGGCGGAACTGGTGGTGGACGACGCCACCATCACCTCGCACATCAAGCGCATCCGCAAGAAGTTCATCGCGGTGGCGCCGGAATTCGACGCGATCGAGACCGTGCACGGCGTGGGTTACCGGTGGAAGCCGTGA
- the rpe gene encoding ribulose-phosphate 3-epimerase, with the protein MSKQSPVIAPSILAADFARLGEDTAAALAAGADWVHFDVMDNHYVPNLTMGPMVLSALRKYGIAAPIDVHLMVKPVDRIVPDFAKAGASLISFHPEASEHIDRTIGLIKDSGCQAGLVFNPATSLDCLDYVLDKLDLVLIMSVNPGFGGQKFIPMALEKLRRVRRMIDERGLAVRLEIDGGVTADNIGAIAAAGADTFVAGSAIFHAKDYRAEIAAMRAAIG; encoded by the coding sequence ATGAGCAAGCAGAGCCCCGTCATCGCCCCCTCCATCCTCGCCGCCGACTTCGCGCGATTGGGCGAGGACACCGCCGCCGCGCTGGCCGCGGGTGCGGACTGGGTGCATTTCGACGTGATGGACAACCACTACGTGCCCAACCTCACGATGGGCCCGATGGTGCTGTCCGCGCTGCGCAAGTACGGCATCGCGGCGCCGATCGACGTGCACCTGATGGTGAAGCCGGTGGATCGCATCGTGCCGGATTTCGCCAAGGCCGGCGCCAGCCTGATCAGCTTCCACCCCGAGGCCAGCGAGCACATCGACCGCACGATCGGGCTGATCAAGGATTCCGGCTGCCAGGCCGGCCTGGTGTTCAACCCCGCCACTTCGCTGGATTGCCTCGACTACGTGCTGGACAAGCTCGACCTCGTGCTGATCATGTCGGTGAACCCCGGCTTCGGTGGGCAGAAGTTCATTCCGATGGCGCTGGAGAAGCTGCGCCGCGTGCGTCGCATGATCGACGAGCGCGGCCTCGCCGTGCGACTGGAGATCGACGGCGGTGTCACCGCCGACAACATCGGTGCGATTGCCGCCGCGGGTGCCGACACCTTCGTCGCCGGCTCGGCGATCTTCCACGCGAAGGACTACCGCGCCGAGATCGCAGCGATGCGTGCGGCCATCGGCTGA
- the djlA gene encoding co-chaperone DjlA: MSFTYTLWFGFFGLLIGHLPGAITGAIIGFVFDNLRHSQRKQATPEAGGFVGPLFALLGAVAKSDGRVSEAEIAVAERMMARMGLDAVQRQQAIASFNAGKQPEFDVTPTIDELRRWAGLRRDHAFPVLDVVIDTVLAEGNPPPEKMAILRQLAFALRISDMELMALMAMKGYAWNAGGARGRGGQSYGGGGYVPPQRNTQGPDPYTVLGIERSADDRAVKRAYRKLISEHHPDRLGDLPEAMRRQAEARASEINAAYERIKAERGFK; the protein is encoded by the coding sequence ATGAGTTTCACCTACACGCTCTGGTTCGGCTTCTTCGGCCTCTTGATCGGCCACCTGCCCGGTGCGATCACCGGCGCCATCATCGGCTTCGTGTTCGACAACCTGCGCCACAGTCAGCGCAAGCAGGCGACGCCGGAGGCGGGCGGCTTCGTCGGTCCGCTGTTCGCGCTGCTGGGTGCGGTGGCGAAGTCCGACGGCCGCGTCTCCGAGGCCGAGATCGCCGTGGCCGAACGCATGATGGCGCGCATGGGCCTGGACGCCGTGCAGCGCCAGCAGGCGATCGCCAGCTTCAACGCCGGCAAGCAGCCGGAGTTCGACGTCACGCCGACCATCGATGAGCTGCGTCGGTGGGCCGGCCTGCGCCGCGACCATGCGTTCCCGGTGCTGGACGTGGTGATCGACACCGTGCTCGCCGAAGGCAATCCGCCGCCGGAGAAGATGGCGATACTGCGCCAGCTCGCGTTCGCGCTGCGCATCAGCGACATGGAGCTGATGGCGCTGATGGCGATGAAGGGCTACGCGTGGAACGCTGGCGGTGCGCGCGGCCGCGGCGGCCAAAGCTACGGCGGTGGCGGCTACGTGCCGCCGCAGCGCAATACCCAGGGCCCCGATCCCTACACCGTGCTCGGCATCGAGCGCAGCGCGGACGACCGTGCGGTGAAGCGCGCCTACCGCAAGCTGATTTCCGAACACCACCCCGACCGCCTCGGCGACCTGCCCGAGGCGATGCGCAGGCAGGCCGAGGCCCGCGCCAGCGAGATCAACGCCGCCTACGAGCGGATCAAGGCGGAACGCGGCTTCAAGTAG
- a CDS encoding c-type cytochrome, with product MRILIAALCLTVALPGLAQTPTSAAAKPSRLGLCAACHGDTGMAVMPGAPNLAGQRLDYLRQALKDYRDGRRDVPVMRAALGPLSDAELDALARWYSAQTLTPAGQP from the coding sequence ATGCGCATTTTGATCGCGGCACTCTGCCTCACCGTCGCCCTTCCGGGCCTGGCCCAGACACCGACGTCCGCCGCGGCGAAGCCGTCGCGGCTGGGCTTGTGCGCGGCCTGCCACGGCGACACCGGCATGGCCGTGATGCCCGGCGCGCCGAACCTTGCCGGGCAGCGGTTGGATTACCTGCGCCAGGCGCTGAAGGATTACCGCGATGGCCGCCGCGACGTGCCGGTGATGCGCGCCGCGCTCGGCCCGCTCAGCGACGCCGAGCTGGACGCGCTGGCGCGCTGGTACAGCGCGCAGACCCTGACGCCGGCGGGCCAGCCATGA
- a CDS encoding phosphoribosylaminoimidazolesuccinocarboxamide synthase yields MPTTLPQSNLPGLELIHRGKVRDVYALDEQRLLMVATDRLSAFDVVMPNPIPGKGEMLTQISNFWFGKTAHLIPNHLLDVPLAEVLPPGTDLALYAKRAVVTRRLKPVPVEAIARGYLIGSGWKDYQKTGAVCGITLPAGLKQAQQLPEPIFTPSTKAAVGDHDENVSFDAVVNLVGRELAEKVRDATLAIYKWAAAYAAGRGIILADTKFEFGTDADGKLYVMDEMLTPDSTRYWPADSYQVGISPPSYDKQFVRDWLEAQGWNKSPPGPVIPDEVIARTAAKYGEALERLAGIKLD; encoded by the coding sequence GTGCCCACCACCTTGCCGCAATCGAACCTGCCAGGCCTGGAACTGATCCACCGCGGCAAGGTGCGCGATGTCTACGCGCTGGACGAACAGCGTCTGTTGATGGTGGCCACCGACCGACTCTCCGCGTTCGACGTGGTGATGCCGAACCCGATCCCCGGCAAGGGCGAGATGCTCACCCAGATCTCCAACTTCTGGTTCGGCAAGACCGCGCACCTGATCCCCAACCACCTGCTCGACGTGCCGCTGGCCGAGGTGCTGCCGCCCGGCACCGACCTCGCGCTCTATGCGAAGCGCGCCGTGGTGACGCGCCGGCTGAAGCCGGTGCCGGTGGAGGCGATCGCGCGCGGCTACCTGATCGGCTCGGGCTGGAAGGACTACCAGAAGACCGGCGCGGTGTGCGGCATCACGCTGCCCGCGGGCCTCAAGCAGGCGCAGCAGCTGCCCGAGCCGATCTTCACGCCCTCGACCAAGGCCGCCGTGGGCGATCACGACGAGAACGTCAGCTTCGACGCCGTGGTGAACCTGGTGGGCCGCGAGCTGGCGGAAAAGGTGCGTGACGCCACGCTGGCGATCTACAAGTGGGCCGCCGCCTATGCCGCCGGGCGCGGCATCATCCTCGCCGACACCAAGTTCGAGTTCGGCACCGACGCCGACGGCAAGCTGTACGTGATGGACGAGATGCTCACGCCCGACTCCACGCGCTACTGGCCCGCCGACAGCTACCAGGTCGGCATCAGCCCGCCCAGCTACGACAAGCAGTTCGTGCGCGACTGGCTGGAGGCGCAGGGCTGGAACAAGTCCCCGCCCGGCCCGGTGATCCCCGACGAGGTGATCGCGCGCACCGCTGCGAAGTATGGTGAGGCGCTGGAGCGGCTGGCCGGCATCAAGCTGGACTGA
- a CDS encoding Mpo1 family 2-hydroxy fatty acid dioxygenase: MATQAANPRSMQDWLDSYSADHRNPMNQVFHWCCVPPIVWSVIALLWTIPVPQAWLRPGAWAVAVMVLAFYWYWKRSRPLALALLVAFAVLGLLTNFLYWQLGAANLRWLAVGVFVVAWIGQFIGHKFEGRKPSFLTDLAYLLIGPAWLMAKLLRRLGFKHAV; encoded by the coding sequence ATGGCCACACAAGCCGCAAACCCGCGCAGCATGCAGGACTGGCTGGACAGCTACAGCGCCGATCACCGCAACCCGATGAACCAGGTATTCCACTGGTGCTGCGTACCGCCGATCGTGTGGTCGGTGATCGCGTTGCTGTGGACGATCCCCGTGCCGCAGGCGTGGCTGCGCCCCGGCGCCTGGGCGGTGGCGGTGATGGTGCTGGCGTTCTACTGGTACTGGAAGCGTTCGCGCCCGCTGGCGCTGGCGCTGCTGGTCGCGTTCGCCGTGCTCGGCCTGCTCACCAACTTCCTGTACTGGCAGCTCGGCGCGGCCAACCTGCGCTGGCTCGCTGTCGGCGTGTTCGTGGTGGCGTGGATCGGCCAGTTCATCGGCCACAAGTTCGAAGGCCGCAAGCCCAGCTTCCTCACCGACCTCGCCTACCTGCTGATCGGCCCGGCTTGGCTGATGGCCAAGCTGCTGCGCCGGCTCGGCTTCAAACACGCCGTATGA
- the rpsI gene encoding 30S ribosomal protein S9 produces MAIQQNYGTGRRKTSAARVFLRKGTGAIEVNGKTLDQFFGRETSRMIVRQPLELTQNTDKFDIKVTVEGGGITGQAGAIRLGIARALIEYDESLKSSLRKAGFVTRDAREVERKKVGLHKARRATQFSKR; encoded by the coding sequence ATGGCGATTCAGCAGAATTACGGCACCGGCCGCCGCAAGACCTCCGCCGCCCGCGTGTTCCTGCGCAAGGGCACCGGCGCGATCGAAGTCAACGGCAAGACCCTCGACCAGTTCTTCGGTCGCGAGACCTCGCGCATGATCGTGCGCCAGCCGCTCGAACTGACCCAGAACACCGACAAGTTCGACATCAAGGTCACCGTCGAAGGCGGCGGCATCACCGGCCAGGCCGGCGCGATCCGCCTCGGCATCGCCCGCGCGCTGATCGAGTACGACGAAAGCCTGAAGTCGTCGCTGCGCAAGGCCGGCTTCGTGACCCGCGACGCCCGCGAGGTCGAGCGCAAGAAGGTCGGCCTCCACAAGGCCCGCCGCGCCACCCAGTTCTCGAAGCGCTAA
- the rplM gene encoding 50S ribosomal protein L13 produces the protein MKTFSAKAESVKRDWFVVDATNKTLGRLSTEIARRLRGKHKPEFTPHVDTGDYIVVVNAQKVHVTGAKLDDKMYHRFTGYVGNLKTTSLKDLLATHPERVIEIAVKGMLPKNALGREMYRKLKVYGGAEHPHAAQQPQALEV, from the coding sequence ATGAAAACTTTCAGCGCCAAGGCAGAAAGCGTCAAGCGCGACTGGTTCGTGGTCGACGCCACGAACAAGACGCTCGGTCGCCTGTCGACCGAAATCGCGCGTCGCCTGCGCGGCAAGCACAAGCCGGAATTCACCCCGCACGTGGACACCGGCGACTACATCGTCGTGGTCAACGCGCAGAAGGTGCACGTCACCGGCGCGAAGCTGGACGACAAGATGTATCACCGCTTCACCGGCTACGTCGGCAACCTGAAGACCACCAGTCTGAAGGATCTGCTGGCCACCCACCCGGAGCGCGTGATCGAGATCGCCGTCAAGGGCATGCTGCCGAAGAACGCGCTGGGCCGCGAGATGTATCGCAAGCTCAAGGTGTACGGCGGCGCCGAGCATCCGCACGCTGCGCAGCAGCCCCAGGCGCTGGAAGTTTAA
- the coq7 gene encoding 2-polyprenyl-3-methyl-6-methoxy-1,4-benzoquinone monooxygenase, translating to MNARTLSPLDRLLAGIERALETVAGAPEANRPSPAHGAAHAELDDAERRHAAGLMRVNHTGEVCAQALYDGQAAFARHAENREHLLHAAAEETDHLAWCGERLQELDSRPSLLNPVWYAGSYAIGALAALVGDAVSLGFVVETERQVEAHLAEHLERLPAQDERSRAVLAQMQADEVRHAQDAQARGGIALPFPIPQLMQASSMVMKTVAYRV from the coding sequence ATGAACGCCCGCACGCTCAGCCCGCTGGACCGCCTGCTGGCCGGCATCGAACGCGCGCTGGAGACGGTGGCCGGCGCACCCGAGGCGAATCGCCCCTCGCCCGCACACGGCGCTGCCCACGCGGAACTGGACGATGCCGAACGCCGCCACGCCGCCGGCCTGATGCGCGTGAACCACACTGGCGAGGTCTGCGCGCAGGCGCTGTATGACGGTCAGGCCGCGTTCGCGCGCCACGCGGAGAACCGCGAACACCTGCTGCACGCCGCCGCCGAGGAAACCGACCACCTCGCCTGGTGCGGCGAGCGCCTGCAGGAGCTGGACAGCCGCCCCAGCCTGCTGAACCCCGTGTGGTACGCCGGCAGCTACGCGATCGGCGCGCTGGCCGCACTGGTCGGCGACGCGGTGAGCCTGGGCTTCGTGGTGGAAACCGAGCGCCAGGTGGAAGCGCACCTGGCCGAGCACCTGGAGCGCCTGCCCGCACAGGACGAACGCTCGCGCGCCGTGCTGGCGCAGATGCAGGCCGACGAGGTGCGCCACGCGCAGGACGCGCAGGCGCGCGGCGGCATCGCCCTGCCGTTCCCGATCCCGCAGCTGATGCAGGCCAGTTCGATGGTGATGAAGACGGTGGCCTACCGGGTGTAG
- the speD gene encoding adenosylmethionine decarboxylase — protein MVKPLPRLRLQGFNNLTKALSFNIYDICYAVSEEQRQRYIEYIDEQYDADRLTQILTDVAEIIGANILNVARQDYDPQGASVTILISEEPIVDKLGRDSIAGAVVAHMDKSHITVHTYPETHPHNGIATFRADIDVATCGVISPLKALNYLIDSFESDIVVCDYRVRGFTRDVKGKKHFIDHKINSVQDYLARHIRQKYEMFDVNVYQENIFHTKMHIKDFDLDTYLFEAHADDLSFKERQRIESLLRREIEELFHGRNLM, from the coding sequence GTGGTCAAGCCGCTTCCGCGCCTGCGCCTGCAGGGCTTCAACAACCTCACCAAGGCCCTGAGCTTCAACATCTACGACATCTGCTACGCGGTGTCCGAAGAGCAGCGCCAGCGCTACATCGAGTACATCGACGAGCAGTACGACGCCGATCGCCTCACCCAGATCCTCACCGACGTGGCCGAGATCATCGGTGCGAACATCCTGAACGTGGCTCGCCAGGACTACGACCCGCAGGGCGCCTCGGTGACCATCCTCATTTCCGAGGAGCCTATCGTCGACAAGCTCGGCCGCGATTCGATCGCCGGCGCGGTGGTCGCGCACATGGACAAGAGCCACATCACCGTCCATACCTATCCGGAAACGCACCCCCACAACGGCATCGCCACTTTCCGCGCCGACATCGACGTGGCCACCTGCGGCGTGATCTCGCCGCTGAAGGCGCTGAACTACCTGATCGACAGCTTCGAGTCGGACATCGTGGTGTGCGACTACCGCGTGCGCGGCTTCACTCGCGACGTGAAGGGCAAGAAGCACTTCATCGACCACAAGATCAACTCGGTGCAGGACTACCTGGCGCGGCACATCCGCCAGAAGTACGAGATGTTCGACGTCAACGTGTACCAGGAAAACATCTTCCACACGAAGATGCACATCAAGGACTTCGACCTCGACACCTACCTGTTCGAGGCCCACGCCGACGACCTCTCGTTCAAGGAACGCCAGCGCATCGAGTCGCTGCTGCGCCGGGAGATCGAGGAGCTGTTCCACGGCCGCAACCTGATGTGA
- the crp gene encoding cAMP-activated global transcriptional regulator CRP: MALLKYQLQQAFERSQAPLAFAPDPASMERFLALCHRRRYPSKTAIIRPGDPANTLYYVIDGSLAVCTEDEQGRELILAYINRGQFIGEMGLFVEQSQRESVVRTRTVCEMAEISYERLFQLMKGPLQEECPKILFAIGSQLTNRLLRTSRQVSRMAFMDVTSRISRTLLDLCDEPDAMSHPEGTQIRISRQEVSRIVGCSREMVGRVLKQLEEQGMIDVSGKTIVVRGTR, encoded by the coding sequence GTGGCGCTACTCAAATACCAGCTGCAACAGGCCTTCGAACGCTCCCAGGCCCCGCTCGCCTTCGCGCCGGACCCGGCCTCGATGGAGCGCTTCCTCGCGCTCTGCCATCGCCGCCGCTACCCGAGCAAGACCGCGATCATCCGCCCCGGCGACCCGGCCAACACGCTGTACTACGTGATCGACGGTTCGCTCGCGGTGTGCACCGAGGACGAGCAGGGCCGCGAGCTGATCCTCGCCTACATCAACCGCGGCCAGTTCATCGGCGAGATGGGCCTGTTCGTGGAGCAGTCCCAGCGCGAGTCGGTGGTGCGTACGCGCACCGTGTGCGAGATGGCCGAGATCAGCTACGAGCGCCTGTTCCAGCTGATGAAGGGCCCGCTGCAGGAGGAATGTCCGAAGATCCTGTTCGCGATCGGCTCCCAACTCACCAACCGCCTGCTGCGCACCTCGCGCCAGGTGAGCCGGATGGCGTTCATGGACGTCACCAGCCGCATCTCGCGCACCCTGCTCGACCTGTGCGACGAGCCGGACGCGATGAGCCACCCCGAGGGCACCCAGATCCGCATCTCGCGCCAGGAAGTCAGCCGCATCGTGGGCTGCTCGCGCGAAATGGTCGGCCGCGTGCTCAAGCAGCTGGAGGAGCAGGGCATGATCGACGTGTCCGGCAAGACCATCGTGGTGCGCGGCACGCGCTAG